A window from Musa acuminata AAA Group cultivar baxijiao chromosome BXJ3-10, Cavendish_Baxijiao_AAA, whole genome shotgun sequence encodes these proteins:
- the LOC135650536 gene encoding endonuclease 2-like — MGFKFYAPASLFLLLLSLPAFAYGWGVDGHAIICQIAQDRLSDHAAAAVEDLLPNYAKNNLSRLCSWADRVKFRYRWSSPLHYIDTPDGLCTYDYDRDCKDEDGVKGRCVSGGITNYTNQLLDYGNSSSESQYNLTEALLFLAHLMGDVHQPLHVGFTTDRGGNTINVRWYRRKSVLHHVWDDNIIETAEERFYNDNVEEFAEAIKQNITGEWSDQVAKWEKCSNNKVACPDVYASESIEAACDWAYKDVKNNTQLEDDYFLSRLPVVNLRLAECGVRLAATLNRIFG, encoded by the exons ATGGGCTTCAAGTTTTACGCTCCAGCTTCCCTGTTCCTCCTCCTGTTGTCACTCCCAGCTTTCGCCTACGGCTGGGGAGTAGATGGCCATGCCATCATTTGCCAGATAGCACAA GATCGTTTAAGTGATCACGCAGCAGCTGCAGTGGAGGATCTGCTCCCAAACTACGCCAAAAACAATCTCAGCCGCCTCTGTTCATGGGCGGATCGTGTCAAGTTCCGATACAGGTGGTCCTCTCCACTGCACTACATCGACACACCTGACGGCCTCTGCACTTACGATTACGACC GGGACTGTAAGGATGAAGATGGGGTGAAGGGCAGGTGCGTCTCGGGTGGCATCACAAACTATACCAATCAGCTTCTCGACTACGGAAACTCTTCTTCTGAATCCCAAT ATAATCTCACGGAAGCACTGCTGTTCCTTGCTCACTTGATGGGTGATGTCCATCAG CCACTGCATGTAGGTTTTACCACAGACAGAGGAGGAAACACCATTAACGTCCGCTGGTACAGAAGGAAATCAGTGCTCCACCAT GTCTGGGATGATAATATCATTGAGACAGCGGAAGAGCGATTCTACAACGACAACGTGGAGGAGTTCGCTGAAGCCATCAAACAAAACATCACG GGAGAGTGGTCAGATCAAGTTGCGAAATGGGAGAAATGCAGCAACAACAAAGTCGCATGTCCAGACGT ATACGCATCTGAGAGCATCGAGGCAGCATGTGATTGGGCATACAAGGATGTCAAGAACAATACACAGTTGGAAG ATGACTATTTCTTGAGTAGATTGCCTGTTGTGAATCTGAGGCTTGCAGAGTGTGGAGTTAGATTAGCTGCAACACTCAATCGCATATTTGGGTGA
- the LOC135651782 gene encoding transcription factor BEE 3-like, which yields MEEFLEDSGLELTRKFPELEGPAIENSSLELMFYPQQNCLSHQQEFSMPSVDNLLSSLVTPVSHAMVSGGQQSHGDQKMKSRGIKKRGRSLQRASEPKEVVHVRARRGEATDSHSLAERVRRENINRKMRFLRDLVPGCCKAMGMAGMLDEIINYVRSLQNQVELLSMEIAAAASFYDNSWVETPQVHDASLEEEGGVTERGDRTGVLSAVVFYQVSMHGTPEAHV from the exons ATGGAAGAGTTTCTTGAGGACTCCGGCTTGGAGCTCACCCGCAAGTTTCCAGAGCTAGAAGGCCCTGCCATAGAGAATTCAAGCTTGGAGTTGATGTTCTATCCTCAACAGAACTGCTTATCTCATCAGCAGGAGTTCTCGATGCCATCCGTTGATAACCTGCTGTCTAGTTTGGTGACTCCTGTATCCCATGCCATGGTCTCTGGTGGACAGCAGAGTCATGGAGACCAGAAAATGAAG AGCCGCGGGAtcaagaagagaggaaggagttTGCAGAGAGCGAGCGAGCCGAAAGAGGTGGTTCATGTGAGGGCAAGAAGAGGTGAAGCTACTGACAGCCACAGCCTAGCTGAGAGG GTGAGAAGAGAGAACATCAATAGAAAAATGCGATTTTTAAGGGACCTTGTTCCTGGTTGCTGCAAG GCGATGGGTATGGCAGGAATGCTCGACGAGATAATTAACTACGTGCGGTCACTGCAGAACCAGGTTGAG CTTCTCTCCATGGAAATCGCAGCAGCTGCTAGTTTTTACGACAACAGCTGGGTTGAAACGCCACAG GTGCATGACGCATCCCTGGAAGAGGAAGGAGGTGTGACAGAACGAGGTGATCGCACCGGCGTCCTCTCTGCAGTTGTCTTCTACCAAGTCTCCATGCATGGCACACCTGAAGCGCATGTGTAG